AGGCCTCCGAGATGGCGATATCCGTTCACCCAACCATTCAAACGGACCTGCGTACCGACATCGGCGGCCCGAAGCTGGCCGCAGGTGTGAGTACGCTTGAGTTCAGTATAAGCAGGCACTATCTTGTCTTAACTTCCTGTTACTTATAGGCTTATCGGCCGAAAAAGCCAAGGGTTGAGGCCCCGAAACGTCCGCTCATCGCGATACATTGTAGAGAATAGGAGAGGGGAAGTCAATAGCCCTGACCGCCCGGCGATGTCGACCCGGTTCGACCTTGGCACTCGCGGCCGCCCCGACTGCTCACCCGGATCGATCGGTCAGTCGTGAATCGCCTACTCCCGAACGGTTTTGAACGAATAGATCCGCCACTCACCGTGGACCCGGTGCAGCCCGAATGTGGTCCGATAACCGCGCGACTGCTCTTTATCGACAAAAGTCACCTCCACGGTGGCCGTCTCGCCGGCGATCTCGGCATTAGCCACAATTCTCTGGAGCGCAAACCAGGTCTTCTTGGTCTCCCCGTCGCCGGTGAGGTCCTTGAGAACGTCCTCGGGAGTCGTGAAAACGCGCGCCCGGTCGGTCTGAAGGGCGTAGTCTTCCTGTTTGGCCCTCATGAGTTCCGGTAAATCGAGAATGTGTGTCAGCGTGGCTTCGTCGTTCTTCTCCATTGCGCCGAAGAGCGCGATAACGACCTGGCGCGGCTCATCGAGCTTGGTTTCGCCGCAGCCGAATAACATGACGGCTGACAGTGCCGTTAGAGAGTAGATGATCGCAGCGAGGTTCTTCAGATACATCTCTCAGATACCCCCGGTTATAGTGACGCGATGCGATTCGCCCAGATCTGCCGCCGGCGAGTAGGCATAAGAAAACTGCATGGAATGATAGCCTAGGCCGACACCGAGCGAGAGACCGGCGAGTCCGTTTTCGGAATAGCCGGTGCGGAAGTTCGACCCGAAGCTATTCCATCCGATGCGCAGGAACAGGGGATCGAATCTGTAGTACTCGGCTCCCACGGCGACCTCAATATCATTATCGAAGGGGACGATAAGATCAGAGGTCAGAACCGCGTTGAGCCCTTTGGGATGAGCCGCTCCGCCGATTCGTACTAAAGTGGGCAGGCCGTCTTTCTCGCCCTCGCCCAGGCTGGAAAGTTGGGTGCCCAGGTTCTGGATCAGCAGCCCACCGGCATACCGGCTGCGATCGCTGGTGTAGCGGAGACCGAGGTCAAGCGCGAGACCGGTCGCTGCATAATCCTGGATCTTTTCATAGATGAACTTGGCGGTGGCGCCCAGAGCAAAGCGATACCCTCTTCGCACGGCGAAACTGCCGGCGACCATCAAGTCCCCGCCGCCAAATGTGCCCTCGATATTGCCGGCGCGATCGGTCTGGATGAACTCACCGTAATTGAGATACGAGAACTGTACTCCGATTACTTCTTCTTCGGACAACGGGTGAATGTACCCTGCGAAGCCAGACTGAAGATCGGTAAAGTAGTTATGATACTCGGCGATAAAGCGCTTCTGTTCCAGCGATGCCAGTCCGGCGGGGTTGTAGTACAGCGCGGCTTCGTCGTCCGCTAAACCGGTAAAAGCGCCGCCCATCGCCACCGCCCGTCCGCCGACATTTATCTTGAGAAACGAAAAGGCACTCGTGCCCGCGCTGGAATTGATATCCACTGCCGAAACTGCCGGGGACAAAAAGACAATGCACAGGATTGCGATTACCGCCTGAATCGATCTTCTTTGAACCTGCATGATCTAAGTTCGCTCCTTCGGGTCCGGTGACTAAGTCCTTCGTACGGTTTAGTGCCGGACGATTCTGTCCGACACCTTGAAAGGCGATGCTGTCAGGCAGGATCGCCAGGCGCTACCTTGGGGCTTCACCGCTAACCCCGGACAAGGATATTAAGTTGTTTCAGCGATAGCAAACAGAATCAGTCAGGCCTCACCTTACCAGGACTTGGTGGTTTTGTTAAGGACCGCTTCGACCAGCTGCTCGCCGACGGAGCGCTGACCATCCTCTTCGACCTGAGTTTCAGCGTCGTAATATCCGTCCAGCGTCAGTTGAATTGCCCAAATATCACTGCGATCGTCAGGCTTCTTGAGAGCCACGTCGACACCCACCAGCACTTTATATCGCGACACCTGGTCGAACTCATCGAATTCGTGGGCAACCCGTTCGTAGCGGGTAAGCGTCGCGACGAGCAGAGCCTGCGCGACATCAGGTGCAACCACCTTCATCGTGCCGTCGGCAATGAACGCATCCACCACCGACTCGGTCATCAGATCAGCCAGGCCGTATTGATTTGTTTTGTTCTCGAACGGCTCGACTGCAATCGTCGCTATCTCCGATTTCCCGCGGGGATTGAAAGTATAGACCCCGCAGCCCGACAACAAGAGCGCGATACCGCCAAACAATAATGCTGTACTGTGAATCCGGTCGCTTGACATCGCTACCACTTAAACCCGCCCAACAGGGACATGTTCCGAGCCCTAATTCTCGGCTACCACCTTGCCGCGCTTAATCACTTTAGAGACCAGGTTGACCCCATAATGATAGGGCAATTCACGATAGTCCTGCATATTCCAAATCAAGAGGTCTCCGAGCAGCCCCGGCACGAGCCGCCCGATCTTGCCGGCCCGGTCGAGCGCCGCGGCGGCGTTGACCGTAACCGCACTGAGGGCCTCTGCGGTGGACATTTTAAGCTGAAGCACCGCGAGCGAGATGATGATCCCCAAAGATTCAGTGTAACTTGAGCCGGGATTGCAATCGGTGGCGAGGGCCACGATGACCCCGGCGTCAATCAGTTTACGGCCCGGGGCGTACCTGCGTCCCCCCAGCGAGAAAGTCGTTCCGGGCAATAAGACAGCAACCGTGCCCGACTGCGCCAGCGCCTTTACACCGGCGTCCGAGATATACACCAAATGATCCGCCGAGGTTGCCCCCATTTCGGCAGCCAGCTCCGAGCCACCACTCGAGGTAAGCTCGTCGGCGTGGAACCTGAGCTTCAGGCCGGCGTCGCGCGCCGCCCCCTGAATACGCCGTGATTCGTCGAGCGAAAAGACACCCTCTTCACAGAAAACGTCGGAGTATTCCGCCAGCTCCTGCTTCGCGACCAAAGGGATCATCTCTTCGATAACGAGGTCTATGTATGCTTCACGATCTTCTCGGAATTCGTCAGGAATTTCATGGGCCCCAAGAAATGTTGGCACCAGATCGATTGGGTGCACCGAGTTCAGATCACGGATGACCTCGAGAGACTTGGTCTCCGCTTCGAGCGACAGGCCATAGCCTGACTTGGCTTCGATTGTAGTCGTACCGTAGGCCAACATGGTGTCCAGCACCAGGCGCGTACGTTTTTTGAGCTCTTCCCGGTCGGCGGCGCGGAGGTCTCGCACCGAGGAGCGAATGCCACCACCGCTGCGGGCAATCTCCATATACGATTTACCCTGCGCCCGTAATTCGAATTCACGCTCGCGCGTGCGAGCGAACACCGGATGAGTGTGCGGATCGATAAGCCCGGGCGTAACCACCGCGCCGCCGGCGTCTATCACCTCGCAGACTTCTGACAAGCTGGCCTTACCCTGAACTTCGGTCCACGGTCCGACCGCGAGAATCTCCTCGCCCGCAACCGCGACACCCCCGTTTTCAACCATGCCCAGATCGTCCATGGCATCGCCGGTGCGCGGCACCGACCCGGCCATGGTGATTAGTTGGCCGATGTTTTTGATTAGCAGGGTGGCTTTTTTTTCGCGCGGCATCGCCCGAATATACCCCCGCGGAGCGAGGGGTCAATTAGAATATGTTGTTTGGAGACTCGTTAACCCGGCTTCGACAAGCTCGGCCTGACACCTGCTGCGGGGCGAAGCGAAAACTCGGTGGGCGATCAGCCGACTGCGGATCGTCGCCAGTTCCATTTCGTGGGCGGCCCGCCGCGGCGGGTCCTCGTCTGCCCCTTGAACCGTACTCGACGTAGACCGGGCAGACCAGGAGGTCAGCCGCGCACAACACTAGCGGAGCATCATTTCCCCAACATCGGGATCTTGATCTTATGCTTTCGCGCGAAGGCTTTGGCGTCTTTGTAACCGGCATCGGCGTGGCGCGCGATTCCAATTCCCGGATCATTGGTGAGCACACGATTCAACCGTTCAGACATCTCTTTCGTGCCGTCGGCGACTATGACCATACCGGCATGAATCGCGAGACCGATCCCCACTCCTCCACCGTGGTGAATTGACACCCAGCTCGCGCCGGACACCGCGTTAAGCAACCCGTTCAGCAGCGGCCAGTCAGCAATAGCGTCGGACCCGTCGAGCATCGCCTCGGTCTCGCGATACGGCGACGCCACCGAGCCGCAGTCGAGATGATCGCGCCCGATCACGACAGGCGCGGATATCTTGCCCTTCTTGATATAGGTGTTCAGAATCTCGCCGAACTGCGCCCGCTCGCCATAGCCCAGCCAACACACTCGTGCCGGCAGACCCTGAAACGGAATCCGCTCACGCGCTTTGGTGATCCAGCGCACGAGCGACTTGTTCTGTTTGAACGTTGCGAGAATTATATCATCGGTGACGGCAATGTCTTTCGGATCACCGGAGAGAGCCGCCCAACGGAACGGCCCACGTCCCTCACAAAACAACGGCCGCACATATGCAGGCACAAATCCGGGATAGGAAAACGCGGTCTTGAGTCCGCCTGTCTCAGCTTGCCCGCGAAGGTTGTTGCCGTAGTCGAACACGATCGAACCGGCGCGCAGAAACTTCACCATAGCGTCGCAATGCTTAACCATCGACTCATACGATCGCTGGATATACGCCTTGGGGTCGTTCTTGCGAAGCTGGCCTGCTTCCTGCATTGTCAGCCGTTCGGGGATGTAGCCGTTTAACTCGTCATGGGCCGATGTCTGATCGGTGACAATATCCGGCACAATGCCCCGGCGATAAACTTCCGGGAACACCTCCGCGCAGTTGCCGATCAGGCCAACTGAAATCGGCTCGCCCGATTTTTGGTGCTCTTTGATCAGCTTGAGCGCCTTGTCCAGCGCTTTCACTTTGACATCGCAGTAACCGATCTTGACCCGACGATCAATCCGCGCCTCATCGATTTCGACTACCAGTATCGATGCCCCCGCCATGGTGCCGGCCAGCGGCTGCGCGCCGCCCATCCCCCCCATGCCACCGGTCAGAATCCATCGGCCGGTTAAATCGCCCTTGAAATGCTGATCACCGGTGGCCGCGAATGTTTCGTAGGTCCCCTGGATGATCCCCTGCGCGCCGATATAAATCCAGCTTCCGGCAGTCATCTGCCCAAACATGGTCAGGCCACGGTCTTCGAGATCACGGAAATTCTCCCAGGTCGCCCATTTCGGCACCAAATGGGCGTTGGCGATCAGAACGCGCGGGGCATACTCGTGAGTACGGAAAATGCCCACCGGTTTGCCCGACTGCACTAACAGGGTTTCATCGTTGCCCAGTGATTTGAGCGACTTGACAATGGCGTCATAGCACCGCCAGTTGCGGGCCGCCTTGCCGGAACCGCCGTAGATGATAAGCTCTTTGGGCTTCTCGGCGACTTCAGCGTCGAGGTTGTTGTTGAGCATGCGGAGGGCGGCTTCCTGCGCCCAGCCTTTGCAGGACAGAGTTGTACCGTGGGCGGCCTTGACAACTTTTGGGGGCATTAGTAACTCCTTGGTAACCTTCGTGCCGGTGGGAATATACGCGACACAAGCCGGAGTAGTCAAACATTGGATTCCGGCTTGCGGCAAGGGCGTTTTCGGCGTATTATGGACGCCATGATCGAGAAAATCGCGGGGCGGCAGATCAATCTTCGGCGGATCAGACGTGCCGATGCACCGTCGCTGGTCAAACACATCAACGACATCACGGTCGCCCGCAACACGTTCATTCCGCATCCCTACGGCCTGAAAGACGCGCATGCTTTCATTCGCACCAATCACCTGAATTGGCGCAAGGGCGAACGGTATGGTTTCGGGATCGAAGACCCCGCGACCGGCGAGATTATCGGCGGGATTGGTTTGGAGATGATCAGCCGGAAGCATCGATGTTTCGAGCTTGGGTATTGGCTGAGTCGGAAGTATCGCGGGAGAGGGATGGCGACCGAGGCGGTACGGCTGGCGGTTGGATTTGGATTCAAGGAGCTTAAACTGGTTCGGATTCAGGCGCATGTGTTCACCGGCAACGATGTCTCGGTGCGGGTGCTGGAGAAATGCGGCTTCACCTTTGAGGGGACGGCGCGCAAGCGAATCAAACACCGGGGCCGCTGGCGGGATTTGATGATGTATTCGATATTGCGGGGGGAGTGGCGCCCACAGTGAAAGCGACGTGCCTTTTCAGTCAAATGCGATATCTTCCCTGTTGACAAGCGCTATTCCAAGCTGGCATACTGAGTTGTTAGAAAATGCGGCAAGAGCGAGCGGAAAACCGGGCATTCACGCCGGTCGCACTTGCAGGGAATTGCCACGCTAAGAATTCGGGTGCACATTGAAGAAACTCGGAGCGAACAACCAAGAGCTCTTCCACAGAGATACACCGATTAAGAGGAGGACTGCCAGCAACGCTTCCCGAGCCAATTCACTCGACGGTAAGACTTGGACGCGCTATTCGATCTCCGTTTGGAGCGACATACGAAAGACACGCGAAGAGACTGCTCTAGGTCATCCAGCAATGTTTCCAGCGGAATTGCCTTCGCGCCTCATTCAAATGTTGATGAGGGAGAACGACAGTGTCGTACTGGATCCTTTTTTGGGCGTAGGCAGCACTCTACTCGCCGCTCAGCAGCAGGGCAAGCAAGGGATCGGACTTGAGATATCCTCTGACTACTGCGATATCGCCCGTGGCCGTCTAAAACAGACGGGAGTTTTCGAACGGGAAGTTGATCGGTGTGAGGTATACAAAGCCGATGCCCGTGATCTACTCACGTATGTGCAACCCAGTTCTATCGATCTTTGTGTCACATCGCCACCTTACTGGAACATTCTGCTTGAGAAACGCACCGCCGACTACAAGGAACGCCGTGACTACGGCTTGGAGGAAGCAGACCTCGGCAAAATACTAAAATACGCTGACTTCTTGGCGGCACTAGAGGAAATATTTCGAGATGTCTATGAGGTATTGCGACCCGGTGCTTTTTGTTGCGTCATAGTCATGGACCTCCGCAAGAAAAACGTGTTTTATCCGTACCACAGCGATGTGGCCATTTTCATGCAGAAGATCGGATTTATTTTTGACGACATCGTAATTTGGGACAGGCGCCACGAATACAACAACATGCGCCCTCTTGGATACCCGTACGTTTTCCGGGTCAACAAGGCACATGAGTATATCCTTCTGTTCGCAAAGCCGCGGAGTTGACAATGGGGGCGTTTCGCCTGGATGACTACATCGACATTGACGTAGCATATCTGGCAGGTCTAATAGTCGCTCGCGGGACACTCGAATCGGCCCCTCAAAGGCGACTAGTCGTCCAATTCCCACATTCCAGTCTCGAGGCCGTAGGCATCTCATCTTCGTTCGACCAAGAACAGTCTATCCGCCTCGGTCTCAATGACATAAGAGAACGCATGGCTGAACTGTTGGATACGGACATCAAGATTGTGCGGCATACAAGCAGTGTCGACTTCGTGGTGACATTTATACGCAACAGCATGATCTGGCGCAACATCCTACTGCTTACCGCCAACGCAACTAGTTTTCCGTATTTCAAAGTCCCAGCGATCTTCTTTGACCGTGAGCTCCCAACGGACTACAAAAGGGAGTTTCTGAAGGGCTACGGGGATACAGCCGGAAATGTGCGCAAGTCCAACGTCTACGCCGACGGCCGGCACCGCGTACGGCTTGATGTACTGAACTATCCCACAAACTGGGACGTACCTGTACAGCTTTGCATGTTGTTGCAGGAACATGTTGGGATTCCGGTACAGTTGATCACCTGGGGCCATCCAAACCTCGGCCGTGAATTCCGCGAGCACCAGATAAACATATTCGCCGACGCCTACCTGAAAATCGGCTTTTCCTTTGATCATAAGCAGATCATACTTCAAGAGCTTGCAGCAGCTAACGGCCGTCATAGACCGTGCGTCGAGCCAAGGGAATGCCCCGGCCTGCGTGCACTGCGCGGTCAAAAACCCCATGACCCGGAAGAAGACGATTCTGATAGACTCGATCCTCGTCTCTTCGGTAAGCACTTTAACAGCTACTGGCAAATCTGCAAGGCCATTGGTTGCGAGCGTGTTCCCCCGGACGACGGTCAAACTCAGCTAGAATTCGTCGACGACTCTGAACCTGCCGAAGATCAATGAAATATTCGCGCGAAGATCAAATGTATCCTCACGTTTCGGGCTGGTTGGAAGCTTTTCTTAAAGACAGACACAGACATGCCGAGATCAGGGTCATCGATGCGTCCCGGAAAAGCTTATCAAGACTGATTACAGATTACGGTTTTCAGGATCGAGTTCCTGCGGAATGGGTTTCTTGGGACATTCAGGTAGATGTGGTGGGATTCGTGCTCCAGAAACAGCAGATGCTGATGGCGTTCGTCGAATGCAAAGTCGGGTTTCTTACTTTGAGAGATCTTAGCCAGTTGCTCGGCTATTCGCGTGTCGCCTTGCCACGGTACTCCTTTCTCGTG
This region of Candidatus Zixiibacteriota bacterium genomic DNA includes:
- a CDS encoding PorV/PorQ family protein; translation: MQVQRRSIQAVIAILCIVFLSPAVSAVDINSSAGTSAFSFLKINVGGRAVAMGGAFTGLADDEAALYYNPAGLASLEQKRFIAEYHNYFTDLQSGFAGYIHPLSEEEVIGVQFSYLNYGEFIQTDRAGNIEGTFGGGDLMVAGSFAVRRGYRFALGATAKFIYEKIQDYAATGLALDLGLRYTSDRSRYAGGLLIQNLGTQLSSLGEGEKDGLPTLVRIGGAAHPKGLNAVLTSDLIVPFDNDIEVAVGAEYYRFDPLFLRIGWNSFGSNFRTGYSENGLAGLSLGVGLGYHSMQFSYAYSPAADLGESHRVTITGGI
- the lptE gene encoding LPS assembly lipoprotein LptE, giving the protein MSSDRIHSTALLFGGIALLLSGCGVYTFNPRGKSEIATIAVEPFENKTNQYGLADLMTESVVDAFIADGTMKVVAPDVAQALLVATLTRYERVAHEFDEFDQVSRYKVLVGVDVALKKPDDRSDIWAIQLTLDGYYDAETQVEEDGQRSVGEQLVEAVLNKTTKSW
- the hutI gene encoding imidazolonepropionase gives rise to the protein MPREKKATLLIKNIGQLITMAGSVPRTGDAMDDLGMVENGGVAVAGEEILAVGPWTEVQGKASLSEVCEVIDAGGAVVTPGLIDPHTHPVFARTREREFELRAQGKSYMEIARSGGGIRSSVRDLRAADREELKKRTRLVLDTMLAYGTTTIEAKSGYGLSLEAETKSLEVIRDLNSVHPIDLVPTFLGAHEIPDEFREDREAYIDLVIEEMIPLVAKQELAEYSDVFCEEGVFSLDESRRIQGAARDAGLKLRFHADELTSSGGSELAAEMGATSADHLVYISDAGVKALAQSGTVAVLLPGTTFSLGGRRYAPGRKLIDAGVIVALATDCNPGSSYTESLGIIISLAVLQLKMSTAEALSAVTVNAAAALDRAGKIGRLVPGLLGDLLIWNMQDYRELPYHYGVNLVSKVIKRGKVVAEN
- the hutU gene encoding urocanate hydratase, whose protein sequence is MPPKVVKAAHGTTLSCKGWAQEAALRMLNNNLDAEVAEKPKELIIYGGSGKAARNWRCYDAIVKSLKSLGNDETLLVQSGKPVGIFRTHEYAPRVLIANAHLVPKWATWENFRDLEDRGLTMFGQMTAGSWIYIGAQGIIQGTYETFAATGDQHFKGDLTGRWILTGGMGGMGGAQPLAGTMAGASILVVEIDEARIDRRVKIGYCDVKVKALDKALKLIKEHQKSGEPISVGLIGNCAEVFPEVYRRGIVPDIVTDQTSAHDELNGYIPERLTMQEAGQLRKNDPKAYIQRSYESMVKHCDAMVKFLRAGSIVFDYGNNLRGQAETGGLKTAFSYPGFVPAYVRPLFCEGRGPFRWAALSGDPKDIAVTDDIILATFKQNKSLVRWITKARERIPFQGLPARVCWLGYGERAQFGEILNTYIKKGKISAPVVIGRDHLDCGSVASPYRETEAMLDGSDAIADWPLLNGLLNAVSGASWVSIHHGGGVGIGLAIHAGMVIVADGTKEMSERLNRVLTNDPGIGIARHADAGYKDAKAFARKHKIKIPMLGK
- a CDS encoding GNAT family protein; amino-acid sequence: MIEKIAGRQINLRRIRRADAPSLVKHINDITVARNTFIPHPYGLKDAHAFIRTNHLNWRKGERYGFGIEDPATGEIIGGIGLEMISRKHRCFELGYWLSRKYRGRGMATEAVRLAVGFGFKELKLVRIQAHVFTGNDVSVRVLEKCGFTFEGTARKRIKHRGRWRDLMMYSILRGEWRPQ
- a CDS encoding site-specific DNA-methyltransferase, which codes for MKKLGANNQELFHRDTPIKRRTASNASRANSLDGKTWTRYSISVWSDIRKTREETALGHPAMFPAELPSRLIQMLMRENDSVVLDPFLGVGSTLLAAQQQGKQGIGLEISSDYCDIARGRLKQTGVFEREVDRCEVYKADARDLLTYVQPSSIDLCVTSPPYWNILLEKRTADYKERRDYGLEEADLGKILKYADFLAALEEIFRDVYEVLRPGAFCCVIVMDLRKKNVFYPYHSDVAIFMQKIGFIFDDIVIWDRRHEYNNMRPLGYPYVFRVNKAHEYILLFAKPRS